In Terriglobus sp. TAA 43, a single window of DNA contains:
- a CDS encoding coagulation factor 5/8 type domain-containing protein, translated as MLLRILATTTVFLFTGSSFAQHTAKAPDLGPNVFVYSPKDSAETMQAKIDTVYAEQQHSEFGSGRYAFIFLPGQYHLAVPVGFYTQVIGAGASPNDVRIDGNVHSDAALKNNNATTTFWRGVEGFSVTPTNGIMQWAVSQAIFFRRMHVHGDVVLHQQHGWASGGWMSDTVVDGTVDSGSQQQWLSRSTEWQRWTGSNWNMVFVGTNNMPGGEWPKPPYTKVAKTPIVREKPFLFVDAKGVWAVRVPALQHDSVGATWHNGNTPGRTIPLSHFYIAHPEHDTADTINTALAQGKHLLLTPGTYDLNKPLRVTHANTVVLGLGFATLHPTAGTEAMIVADEGGITVSGLLFDAGEKKSPSLLEVGTQHSVRSHAANPISLHDVFFRVGGATVGKTSANLVIHSNDTIVDHTWIWRADHGKPGTVGWNINESDNGLIVNGNRVTIYGLFVEHHQRYQVLWNGEAGRTYFYQSEIPYDPPTQSAWTDTNGAKGWASYKVADNVKQHEAWGLGIYSVFRHPDVELDRAIEVPNTPQVRFHHMITVALDNLGAIRNVINDTGGSTETKPRKTPQVTEYPAP; from the coding sequence ATGCTTCTGCGCATCCTCGCAACAACTACAGTTTTTCTGTTCACTGGCTCATCGTTTGCGCAGCATACAGCGAAGGCACCTGACCTGGGCCCGAACGTGTTCGTCTACTCTCCCAAAGACAGCGCAGAAACCATGCAGGCAAAGATCGACACAGTCTATGCCGAACAGCAGCACAGCGAGTTCGGCAGCGGCCGTTATGCGTTCATCTTTCTCCCGGGCCAGTATCACCTGGCTGTTCCCGTGGGCTTTTACACACAAGTCATTGGTGCAGGTGCATCGCCCAATGATGTGCGCATCGATGGCAATGTCCACTCCGATGCTGCGTTGAAGAACAACAACGCTACCACCACATTCTGGCGCGGCGTCGAAGGATTTTCAGTCACGCCGACAAACGGAATCATGCAGTGGGCTGTATCGCAGGCGATCTTCTTTCGCCGCATGCACGTGCATGGCGACGTGGTGCTGCACCAGCAACATGGATGGGCCAGCGGCGGATGGATGAGCGATACCGTTGTGGATGGAACCGTGGATTCCGGGTCGCAACAACAATGGCTTTCGCGCAGCACCGAATGGCAACGCTGGACTGGATCGAACTGGAACATGGTCTTCGTTGGCACAAACAACATGCCTGGGGGTGAGTGGCCGAAACCGCCCTACACGAAGGTTGCGAAGACGCCGATCGTGCGTGAAAAGCCATTTCTCTTTGTCGATGCGAAGGGCGTATGGGCTGTGCGCGTACCTGCCTTGCAACACGATTCCGTGGGCGCAACATGGCACAACGGAAACACTCCAGGCCGAACCATCCCGCTGTCGCACTTCTACATTGCACATCCTGAACACGACACCGCAGACACGATAAACACCGCGCTGGCACAGGGCAAACACCTGCTACTGACACCCGGCACATACGACCTCAATAAGCCACTGCGCGTAACTCACGCGAACACTGTCGTACTCGGTCTTGGATTCGCAACGTTGCACCCAACAGCAGGAACAGAAGCGATGATCGTTGCGGATGAAGGCGGCATCACCGTCTCCGGACTGCTGTTCGATGCGGGAGAAAAGAAGTCACCTTCGCTGCTCGAAGTGGGAACACAGCACAGCGTTCGCTCTCATGCGGCGAACCCGATCTCACTGCATGATGTGTTCTTTCGCGTTGGCGGAGCGACCGTTGGGAAAACCAGCGCGAACCTTGTCATCCACAGTAACGACACGATTGTGGATCACACATGGATCTGGCGCGCCGATCATGGAAAGCCCGGTACAGTGGGCTGGAACATCAACGAAAGCGACAACGGCCTTATCGTCAACGGTAATCGCGTGACGATCTACGGACTATTCGTAGAACACCATCAGCGGTACCAGGTGCTGTGGAATGGTGAAGCAGGACGCACCTACTTCTATCAATCCGAAATTCCCTATGACCCGCCGACACAATCTGCATGGACAGACACAAACGGCGCGAAGGGTTGGGCCTCATACAAAGTGGCGGACAACGTGAAACAGCACGAGGCGTGGGGCCTGGGCATTTACAGCGTCTTCCGCCACCCGGACGTGGAACTGGATCGCGCGATTGAAGTACCGAACACACCGCAGGTGCGTTTTCACCACATGATCACGGTCGCTCTCGACAACCTTGGGGCCATCCGCAACGTGATCAACGACACGGGCGGAAGCACGGAGACAAAGCCGCGCAAGACACCGCAGGTGACTGAGTATCCTGCGCCCTAG
- the purS gene encoding phosphoribosylformylglycinamidine synthase subunit PurS, protein MVAGNNTPRGRASATPDQFTFRASYLQTTLSGENQKASDGRNRYNPGMRAHVYVTLKTTVLDAQGQTIANALRRLHHPQVESVRQGKYFVLTLADSLTGDAAKAEVERIANEVLTNPVIEEYTYRLEE, encoded by the coding sequence GTGGTCGCCGGGAACAATACGCCCCGGGGTAGGGCTTCGGCAACACCCGATCAGTTTACCTTCCGCGCCAGCTATCTCCAAACCACCCTTTCGGGTGAGAACCAAAAGGCGTCAGATGGCCGAAATCGCTATAATCCGGGCATGCGCGCCCATGTTTACGTCACGTTGAAGACCACGGTTCTCGATGCCCAGGGGCAGACGATTGCCAACGCCCTCCGCCGCCTGCACCACCCGCAGGTCGAGTCCGTCCGTCAGGGCAAATACTTTGTGCTGACCCTCGCCGACAGCCTAACCGGCGACGCCGCCAAGGCCGAGGTTGAGCGCATTGCCAATGAGGTTCTGACCAACCCCGTGATTGAGGAATACACCTACCGGCTCGAAGAATAG
- a CDS encoding TIGR03435 family protein produces the protein MSRIWRWNTPATLASLLMLCSIPSTAFGQKAMPANADPDWEVASVKATDPTETRGQHINMDGRRVLLLGTTVQQLLLIGYGMQKVQIANMPAWAETQRWDVAGVPDMEGSPSLTQVQTLMRKILAERFGLQLHHEQREIPVFALTVAKGGSKMIENTSKPDGPMDQRNSQAAGLRVENLTNTAMSELVLILQFHVNRPIVDQTGLKGRYDLKLEWAPDDAPPSDAADAPPGLFTAIQSQVGLKLQPVKAPADTLVIDAISKPKPD, from the coding sequence TTGTCTCGTATCTGGCGATGGAACACGCCTGCCACGCTCGCATCCTTGCTGATGCTCTGCAGCATTCCTTCCACAGCATTCGGACAGAAGGCGATGCCCGCGAATGCCGATCCTGACTGGGAAGTGGCATCGGTGAAAGCCACCGATCCTACGGAGACACGCGGCCAGCACATCAACATGGATGGCAGGCGCGTGCTGCTGCTGGGCACCACTGTGCAGCAACTTCTGCTGATTGGCTATGGCATGCAGAAAGTGCAGATTGCCAATATGCCGGCGTGGGCCGAGACGCAGCGCTGGGATGTTGCTGGAGTCCCGGACATGGAAGGCTCACCCAGCCTGACGCAGGTGCAGACCTTGATGCGAAAGATCCTGGCGGAACGCTTTGGATTGCAACTGCACCACGAACAGCGGGAGATACCGGTGTTCGCGTTGACCGTGGCCAAGGGCGGCTCGAAGATGATCGAGAACACGAGCAAACCCGACGGCCCGATGGATCAGAGAAACAGCCAGGCGGCCGGGCTTCGCGTGGAAAATCTCACGAACACGGCCATGTCCGAGCTTGTGCTGATCCTGCAGTTCCACGTGAACCGACCCATCGTTGACCAGACAGGGCTGAAGGGACGCTACGACCTGAAGCTGGAATGGGCGCCAGACGATGCTCCGCCCAGTGACGCTGCAGACGCTCCGCCAGGACTGTTCACGGCAATCCAGTCACAAGTCGGGCTGAAGTTGCAACCTGTGAAAGCACCCGCGGATACGCTGGTGATCGACGCGATATCTAAGCCAAAGCCAGACTGA
- the xseA gene encoding exodeoxyribonuclease VII large subunit yields the protein MAAPEKPSATLAELIRRRSSAGRPKEPPSPSTAKPPVADRLGQFGLLFAEPEDEVAAQSDEPETLPEATESKPSERRLWSVAELVSALRFRVEREYADVWVEGEISNCRPAPSGHLYFTLKDGDAQLPVVLFRREAALLKFKPTDGLSVLARGRVSVFESRGQLQLIANSLEPRGAGALQLAFEQLKAKLRAEGLFDEDRKRPLPPFPRTVGVITSTQGAVLRDIATVVRRRHARLNLLVFPATVQGPTCGPDVMRGLRYFNDAPEAHRVDVILIARGGGSAEDLSGFNDEALARAIASSDIPVVSAIGHETDFTIADFVADLRAPTPSAAAEIVTAAQHRIEERVQSLEARLFRAVRFQQMHARQRFLRTSAEGAFARLRDGINRRHQRVDSARFRLEALSQRLLQMRATQLRRVLERLQRQDVHRRVLLATAQQQHLQQRLERTAAGIMVHSRQRLERAGARLEALSPTAILERGYALVYREDGSLLRDASTAAAGETITARVARGSVRAIVSGNPRNP from the coding sequence ATGGCGGCTCCCGAAAAACCATCGGCAACACTGGCAGAGTTGATTCGTCGACGCTCCAGCGCCGGAAGGCCAAAGGAGCCGCCATCGCCGTCTACGGCAAAGCCCCCGGTGGCGGATCGCTTGGGGCAGTTTGGACTGCTGTTTGCCGAGCCTGAAGATGAAGTAGCCGCCCAAAGCGACGAACCGGAGACACTCCCCGAAGCAACAGAATCGAAGCCTTCTGAGCGCAGGCTATGGTCCGTTGCGGAGCTGGTTTCGGCGTTGCGTTTCCGCGTGGAGCGCGAGTATGCGGATGTGTGGGTGGAGGGCGAAATCTCCAACTGCCGCCCCGCGCCCTCGGGTCATCTGTATTTCACGCTGAAGGACGGCGATGCGCAGTTGCCAGTGGTGCTCTTCCGCCGCGAAGCTGCGCTATTGAAATTCAAACCCACAGACGGCCTTAGCGTGTTGGCCCGTGGGCGTGTCAGCGTCTTTGAAAGCCGCGGGCAGTTGCAGTTGATTGCCAACTCGCTGGAGCCGCGCGGCGCGGGCGCGTTGCAGCTTGCCTTTGAGCAGTTGAAAGCAAAACTGCGCGCCGAGGGGCTGTTTGACGAGGATCGCAAACGTCCGCTGCCACCGTTTCCTCGGACAGTTGGCGTGATTACCAGCACGCAGGGCGCTGTGCTGCGCGACATTGCCACGGTGGTGCGGCGACGCCATGCGCGGCTAAATCTCTTGGTGTTTCCCGCAACGGTGCAGGGGCCAACGTGTGGTCCGGATGTGATGCGTGGCCTGCGTTACTTCAATGACGCGCCGGAAGCGCATCGTGTCGACGTCATCCTCATCGCGCGCGGTGGCGGTTCCGCGGAAGATTTGAGTGGATTTAACGACGAGGCCCTGGCGCGGGCCATCGCGAGCAGCGACATTCCCGTTGTCTCTGCGATTGGTCACGAGACGGACTTCACCATTGCCGACTTCGTTGCGGATTTGCGTGCTCCAACACCCTCTGCCGCAGCGGAGATTGTTACCGCCGCGCAACATCGCATTGAAGAGCGTGTGCAGTCGTTGGAAGCGCGGCTGTTCCGGGCAGTTCGTTTCCAGCAGATGCATGCGCGGCAGCGTTTTCTGCGCACATCCGCGGAAGGGGCATTTGCGCGTCTGCGCGATGGGATCAACCGACGCCATCAGCGTGTGGACAGCGCTCGATTCCGTCTGGAGGCGCTTTCGCAACGGCTTTTGCAGATGCGTGCCACACAGCTTCGCCGGGTTTTGGAGCGATTACAGCGGCAGGATGTCCATCGCCGGGTCTTGCTGGCGACGGCGCAACAGCAGCATCTACAGCAGCGGTTGGAGCGCACTGCGGCGGGGATCATGGTCCATTCTCGACAGCGGTTGGAGCGGGCAGGAGCGCGTCTGGAGGCGCTTTCGCCCACGGCTATTCTGGAACGCGGCTACGCTCTGGTGTATCGCGAAGACGGCTCGCTCCTGCGAGACGCATCCACCGCAGCAGCGGGAGAAACCATTACGGCACGCGTGGCGCGCGGTTCCGTCCGAGCCATTGTTAGCGGTAACCCGCGCAATCCTTAA
- the frr gene encoding ribosome recycling factor: protein MASQMANIPALKELHGQLSARMTKAVEDFRTNLLAVRTGRASVHMLDNIRVDYYGSEMPINQLAQLSAPEPQQIVVQPFDVGTVGLIEKAIRTSGQGFNPMHDGKIIRVPIPPMTEERRRDAVKQLSGILEDHKTAIRNIRRDGNESVKKSSKDKLISADDEKRATEEIQQMTDAQIKQLDDMFKVKEKELMTV from the coding sequence ATGGCATCCCAGATGGCAAATATCCCCGCGCTGAAAGAGCTGCACGGACAGCTCAGCGCCCGCATGACCAAGGCTGTGGAAGATTTCCGCACCAACCTGCTGGCTGTCCGCACCGGTCGCGCCAGCGTGCACATGCTGGACAACATCCGCGTGGACTACTACGGCAGCGAAATGCCCATCAACCAGCTTGCGCAGTTGTCTGCGCCGGAACCGCAGCAGATTGTGGTGCAGCCTTTCGATGTGGGCACTGTGGGCCTGATTGAAAAAGCCATTCGCACCAGCGGTCAGGGGTTCAACCCCATGCACGATGGCAAGATCATCCGCGTTCCCATTCCTCCCATGACGGAGGAGCGTCGCCGCGATGCCGTGAAGCAACTTTCCGGCATCCTGGAAGATCACAAGACCGCAATCCGTAACATTCGCCGCGACGGCAACGAGAGCGTGAAGAAGTCCTCCAAGGACAAGCTCATCAGCGCTGACGATGAAAAGCGCGCCACGGAAGAGATTCAGCAGATGACCGACGCGCAGATCAAGCAGTTGGACGATATGTTCAAGGTCAAGGAAAAGGAACTGATGACGGTTTGA
- the glmM gene encoding phosphoglucosamine mutase: protein MRKLFGTDGIRAVAGQAPLDPRTVHAVGVALAHHIAAPGTQPKVILGMDTRESSEWIAAAITEGLRNGGAVVESAGVITTPAIAFLTRAHGFAAGIVISASHNPWQDNGIKVFGPDGYKLPDATELAIEEEIFRQLEANSNHSSIHTSAPAVEEADRAEYVRSLLAAVPGLSLDGKRLVVDCANGAASAVAPQLFAGLGGEVRIRNASPDGRNINVECGATKPEVVAKYVLEDKADIGITFDGDADRAMFADENGRVINGDAVMLLAARDLQARGLLHDNTVVATTMSNMGLEAALKRSGIRMLRAPVGDKYVLEQMKGTGASLGGEQSGHILFTGKSTTGDGLLTALLLLDIVHRSGSSLAKLAEDLKTFPQVIVNVKVREKKPLEGIPSVAEKIREAENALADTGRVVIRYSGTEALARVMIEAEDESSMKLHASAIADAIRAELGV, encoded by the coding sequence ATGAGAAAGCTCTTCGGAACAGACGGCATCCGCGCCGTTGCAGGACAAGCCCCCCTCGACCCTCGCACCGTCCACGCCGTTGGCGTCGCACTGGCGCATCATATTGCCGCCCCCGGCACGCAGCCGAAGGTCATCCTTGGCATGGACACACGCGAGTCCAGTGAATGGATCGCCGCTGCCATCACCGAAGGTCTCCGCAATGGCGGCGCGGTGGTTGAATCGGCGGGCGTTATCACCACGCCTGCGATTGCGTTTCTTACCCGTGCACACGGCTTCGCAGCGGGCATTGTCATTTCTGCTTCGCACAATCCCTGGCAGGACAACGGCATCAAGGTCTTCGGCCCGGACGGCTACAAGCTGCCGGATGCAACCGAGCTTGCCATTGAGGAAGAGATCTTCCGCCAGTTGGAAGCGAACTCGAACCACTCGTCGATTCACACCTCGGCCCCGGCCGTCGAAGAAGCGGATCGTGCGGAGTATGTGCGTTCGTTGCTCGCCGCAGTACCGGGACTATCGCTGGATGGCAAGCGCCTCGTGGTCGATTGCGCCAATGGCGCCGCATCCGCAGTTGCGCCGCAGTTGTTTGCGGGACTTGGAGGCGAAGTTCGCATCCGCAACGCCAGCCCCGATGGCCGCAACATCAATGTTGAGTGTGGCGCAACCAAGCCTGAAGTTGTAGCGAAGTACGTACTTGAGGACAAGGCAGACATCGGCATCACTTTTGACGGTGACGCGGACCGCGCCATGTTTGCGGATGAGAATGGTCGCGTGATTAATGGCGATGCGGTCATGCTGCTTGCTGCGCGTGATCTGCAGGCGCGCGGATTGCTGCATGACAACACGGTGGTTGCCACAACGATGAGCAACATGGGACTGGAAGCCGCATTGAAGCGCAGCGGCATCCGTATGCTGCGCGCACCCGTGGGCGACAAGTATGTTCTGGAACAGATGAAGGGCACTGGTGCGTCGCTGGGTGGCGAACAGAGCGGCCACATTCTCTTCACGGGCAAATCCACAACGGGTGACGGATTGCTGACAGCGCTGTTGCTGCTGGATATCGTGCATCGCAGTGGAAGTTCGTTAGCTAAGCTGGCGGAGGACCTGAAGACGTTCCCGCAGGTCATCGTCAACGTGAAGGTGCGCGAAAAGAAGCCGCTGGAAGGCATTCCTTCCGTTGCGGAAAAGATTCGTGAAGCAGAAAACGCGCTCGCCGATACGGGACGCGTGGTGATTCGTTACAGCGGAACCGAAGCGCTGGCACGCGTGATGATTGAAGCTGAAGACGAATCTTCCATGAAGCTCCACGCTTCGGCAATCGCGGATGCGATTCGCGCAGAGCTTGGCGTTTAA
- a CDS encoding flavin reductase family protein codes for MIRRRCGLHPIDMPDSRSFDMTTLPLSDTYKLLASTVTPRPIAWITTLDAEGRANAAPFSFFNVISSDPPLFCVGFSAAPDREGKDTLANIRASGELVINLVSEELADAMNITATDAPRGLDELVIAGLEIAPSEVVLPPRIAASPVSIECRTFQWIETGGSSTVLIARGERLHIRRDVFANEERLYIDNAKLDLIGRMGGAGDYMRTRDTFTIHRIAWKDFPQK; via the coding sequence ATGATTCGGCGTCGTTGCGGACTGCATCCAATCGATATGCCCGACAGCCGCAGTTTTGATATGACCACGCTTCCGCTTTCTGACACCTATAAGCTGCTGGCTTCCACGGTTACGCCGCGCCCCATTGCGTGGATCACCACGCTGGACGCTGAAGGCCGCGCGAATGCAGCGCCGTTTTCCTTCTTCAATGTGATCAGTTCCGATCCGCCGTTATTCTGCGTGGGCTTTTCGGCTGCGCCTGACCGCGAAGGGAAGGATACGCTGGCAAACATCCGCGCTTCTGGCGAACTGGTCATCAATCTTGTTTCGGAAGAACTGGCAGATGCAATGAACATTACCGCAACGGATGCGCCGCGTGGGCTGGACGAGCTGGTGATTGCAGGGCTTGAGATTGCGCCGAGCGAAGTTGTACTGCCACCGCGCATTGCGGCATCGCCGGTGTCGATTGAGTGCCGGACGTTTCAATGGATTGAAACCGGTGGATCGTCCACGGTGCTGATCGCGCGCGGCGAACGCTTGCACATTCGCCGCGACGTGTTTGCGAACGAGGAACGGCTCTACATCGATAACGCCAAGCTGGACCTCATCGGTCGAATGGGCGGGGCAGGGGACTACATGCGCACCCGCGACACCTTCACGATCCACCGGATCGCCTGGAAGGACTTTCCACAGAAGTAG
- the alr gene encoding alanine racemase encodes MRSVLPSHTRPIWAEISVSRLVANYCALQAAAGPQVEMLAVIKANAYGHGATECAPILAAAGAKWLGVTSVEEGVAVRQSLGILPQGMPQPRLLVMCSVWFGEEASVLDYALTPVVWETYHLDLLEAEAKRRRLPARSLAVHVEIDTGMSRQGVAPGALLQQLLSRFTADSPLLLEGVMTHLASTEIADDPQDRHQMRDFRLALEQVAAAGLAPAYVHAGNTSATDSGYMPAAIPALAGMLGAQAMTRAGLALYGYTLPLELCMEGGFPEAHVGCSLQPVMTWKTRVVSLRDITVGTTIGYNSTFIARRPMRVALLPVGYADGFRRGLSSSTEDAGGFVLLHGRRAAILGRVSMDLTVVDVTHLPQTKIGDEVVLVGSMGSEFVGANEQARIAGTSVYEILCGISDRVPRVVVE; translated from the coding sequence ATGCGATCTGTACTTCCAAGCCACACGCGCCCCATCTGGGCGGAGATTTCCGTTTCACGCCTTGTCGCCAACTACTGCGCCCTGCAGGCCGCTGCGGGGCCGCAGGTGGAGATGCTGGCCGTCATCAAGGCAAATGCCTATGGCCACGGCGCTACGGAATGCGCACCGATTCTCGCTGCTGCCGGAGCGAAGTGGCTTGGTGTTACATCCGTGGAAGAAGGCGTTGCAGTGCGGCAATCATTGGGCATTCTGCCGCAGGGCATGCCGCAACCACGGCTGCTGGTGATGTGCAGCGTTTGGTTTGGTGAAGAAGCCTCCGTGCTCGATTACGCTCTCACGCCGGTTGTATGGGAGACGTACCATCTCGATCTGCTGGAAGCAGAGGCAAAGCGACGTAGACTTCCTGCGCGATCGCTTGCTGTGCACGTAGAGATTGATACCGGTATGTCGCGACAGGGAGTGGCTCCCGGCGCTTTGCTGCAACAATTGCTGTCGCGCTTCACCGCAGATTCACCGCTGCTGTTGGAAGGTGTGATGACGCATCTTGCGTCGACTGAAATCGCCGACGATCCGCAGGACCGTCACCAGATGCGCGACTTCAGGCTTGCGTTGGAACAAGTAGCCGCAGCAGGGCTCGCGCCTGCCTATGTCCATGCGGGCAACACATCCGCTACGGATAGTGGTTACATGCCCGCCGCGATTCCAGCGCTGGCAGGCATGCTGGGCGCACAGGCGATGACGCGCGCGGGCCTTGCACTGTACGGTTACACACTTCCGCTGGAACTATGCATGGAGGGCGGCTTCCCAGAAGCGCATGTCGGCTGTTCACTACAGCCCGTGATGACATGGAAGACGCGCGTGGTGAGCCTGCGCGACATTACCGTGGGAACTACCATTGGCTACAACTCGACGTTCATCGCCAGGAGGCCGATGCGGGTGGCTCTGTTGCCAGTGGGCTACGCAGATGGATTCCGCCGCGGGCTTTCTTCATCGACCGAAGATGCAGGTGGATTCGTACTACTGCATGGCAGGCGCGCTGCAATTCTGGGCCGCGTGTCCATGGACCTGACGGTTGTGGACGTGACACATCTTCCACAGACCAAGATTGGTGATGAAGTTGTTCTGGTTGGCAGCATGGGGTCGGAGTTTGTAGGAGCTAACGAGCAGGCCCGCATCGCAGGCACCAGCGTGTACGAAATTCTGTGCGGCATTAGCGATCGCGTGCCACGCGTCGTGGTGGAATAA